TAGGGGATGAAAGAAAATGAAACTAATTGATGGAGGTTCTGAAAAAGTTAATATAGTAAAGAAATTCAATTAATAGGAGAGTATGGAACATAAAGCCCAAAGTGTATCTAAAAATATTCAAAGCTAAAAGGCTCTATTTTTTGCTTGAAAGTTGTATTTCTGGAAAAAGAAATGAAAGCAGTATAGAATAAAAGTGTTTCAAAAGTCAGAATTTATTACACCTACTGTAATAAATATATATTTTGTGCAGGAAGGAGAGATTCAAATATGCGGGCAGTTTCAAAAAGAAATGCGATGGAAACGCCAACAATATATCGTATTTTATTTGCGATTAGTTTTGGGCATTTTTTAAATGATTCCATGCAAGCTGTTGTGCCGGCCTTGTTTCCTATTTTGGAAAAATCGATGAATTTATCCTACATGCAAGTAGGGTGGATTGCGTTCGCGTTAAATATGACATCATCGATTATGCAGCCGGTGTTTGGTATGTATTCAGATAAGAAACCATCACCATTTTTATTACCGCTCGGTATGTTTTCGAGTATGCTGGGGATGATTGGACTTGCATTTGCACCGAATTTTATTATTGTTATTATTTCTGTTTTATTTATTGGTTTAGGGTCAGCGGTCTTTCATCCTGAAGGGGCACGTGTTGCTTATATGGCAGCGGGTGCAAAGCGTGGTTTAGCACAAGCGATTTATCAAGTTGGAGGAAATACAGGGAATTCTCTTGCACCAATTTTTACAGCGCTAATTTTCGTTCCACTCGGTCAAATTGGTTCTCTTGGTTTTACAGCTTTTGCAGCAGTAGGAATTGTATTATTAATTTTCGTGTCCAATTGGTATAAAAATGAGTTAATGGATGGTGCTGTAAGAAGGAAGAAACGAGCTGCACTGGAAGCTGAAAATGCAATTGTAAGTACGCATATTAAATTCGTTATTGTACTGCTTGTCTTTTTAACTTTTGTACGCTCATGGTATGGTGCTGGTATCGGGAATTTCTATCAATTTTATTTAATTGAACATTACGGTTTGTCTATAAAAAATGCACAGTATTTCGTATTCACCTTTATGATTGCTGGAGTACTGGGCACGTTCTTTGGTGGTCCATTAGCGGATCGATTTGGTAAGAAAAATATCATCGTCTTTTCAATGCTCGGTTCAGCACCACTTGCACTTTTATTACCGCACGTTTCACTTATGTGGGTCGTACCATTATTTTTATGTATTGGTTTTATTAGTTCTAGTAGTTTTAGTGTTATCGTTGTATATGCACAAGAGCTTGTTCCAGGGAAAGTCGGGATGGTATCAGGATTAATCGTCGGACTTGCATTTGGTCTTGGAGCATTAGGTGCTGTAGTCCTCGGGAAATTAGCTGATATACATAGTCTGCAATTTATTATGGTATTATGTAGTTGTTTACCATTAATCGGACTCACTTCATGGTTACTGCCAAGCGACAAGAAATCTGTATAGAATAGGGGATGCGCTATGAAACTATGTCATAATGTTACAGAATTAATAGGAGATACACCTGTTGTACGATTATCTAAATTCGTTCCAGAAGATGCAGCGGATGTGTATGTAAAACTAGAAATGTTTAATCCATCTCGCAGTGTGAAAGATCGTGCAGCCTATAATTTAATTCATGTTGCAGAGGAGCATGGTCTCATTAAACCGGGGGATACAATTATTGAACCAACGAGTGGAAATACTGGCATTGGCTTGGCAATGAATGCAGCTGCTAAAGGGTATAAAGCGATTTTAATTATGCCAGATAACATGTCAAAAGAAAGAATTAATTTGTTGAAAGCATATGGAGCAGAAGTTGTTTTAACGCCCGCAGAACAAAGAATGCCTGGAGCGATTGCAAAGGCGGTAGAATTGCAAAAGCAAATACCGAATAGTTTTATCCCGCAGCAATTTGAAAATCCGGCGAACCCGAATATTCATCGCTATACGACTGCACTTGAAATTTATGAGCAAATGGACGGGAAGCTTGATGCTTTTGTAGCAACGGCTGGAACTGGTGGAACAATTACAGGGACAGGTGAAACATTAAAAGAGAAGCTACCAAATTTGTATGTTACGGTAGTAGAACCGAAAGGATCTCCTGTTTTATCTGGAGGTGTCCCAGGTCCTCATAAATTGGTAGGAACGAGTCCCGGGTTTATTCCGAAAAACTTAAAGACAGAAGTGTATAACGAAATTATTCAAATTGCAGATGAGGAAGCGCTAACTACAATGAGGAATTTAGCAAGACAAGAAGGTTTATTAGTAGGGCCATCTTCAGGAGCTTCTGTGTACGCTGCGATTATGATAGCGAAGCGTCTAGGTGCGGGTAAAAAAGTTTTATGTATTGCACCTGATACAGGAGAGCGTTATTTAAGTATGGGGTTATTTGAATAAAAGTTATATGAAAATAGTAGCACCTTAATAGTTAAATTGAAATTTCTCTATTAAGGTGTTTCTTTTTGTTACATATGATTTGAAATGAAAACTGCTGATTGGGGAGAAAGGTGATAACAATGAAACTAGTGAAACCAACACACGAGTATAGTGAACAAATCATGGAGTATCGGCAAGCGTTTTTAAATGCAAGTGAACAACCACATGGTAGTTGTTCCTTACAACATTTTGATTCCATTGATGAATGGTTTGAAAAAGTCAATATTCAGGAAAAGGGAGAGAGTTTACCGCCAAATCGAGTCCCATCCACTCAATTTTTAAGCATGGAAGATGGGGGTTTAATCGGTTTAATCAATATTCGACACCGATTAACACCGGAATTGTTGATGGAGAACGGACATATCGGTTATAGTGTGCACCCTGATGAACGTCGAAAAGGTTACGCTACTGAACAACTTCGGCTTTCTTTATTTGAAGCTAGAAAATTAGGATTGAAGAAAGTGTTAATAACTTGCGATAAAGTAAATATCGGTTCTGCTAAAACGATTCAAAAAGTTGGAGGTGTATTAGAAGATGAAGTAATTTCTCCTAATAATGGCGAAATTGTTCAGCGTTACTGGATAGAACTATGATTTAGTTGATATTCAAAAATCAGGAAAGTATTGAACCCGAATCATAACAAAAAGAAAAATTGGAATGAGGAATCAATTCGAAAGAAGCCTCAGTTGTAGAGAGTGTATAGGGGTATGTATACTCTTTTTCTATTATAAAAGGTAAAATTAGACTTAATATAGAAATAGATAAATATAAAAAGGAGAAAATAGTCGTTTTAGGGGGAAATGAAATGCAATTAAGAAAGAAAGCAATAGAAATGGCAGCAATTTATAAACAAAACCCGAAAGTAGAAGCTATTATTTTAGCGGGCTCTGTAGCAAGAAAGCTAGAAGATGAGCATTCAGATATTGAATTACATATTTTATGGTCAGTACCGCCAGAAGATGAAGATCGGCAGAATCCTATTAAAAGTATTGACGGGACTATTTTGTCCTACCACCTTTATGAGGCAGAAGAGTGGTCGGAAGCTTATTTGACTCAAGAAGGAATTAAACTAGAGATTAGTAACTTTTTAACAGTTACCGTTGAAAGGTTTATTTCTGATGTGATTCATAAATATGAAACGGACTATGAGAAACAATGCATCGTGTCATCTATCCAGGACGGTGTGTGTTTATATGGAGAAAAGAAAGTGAGCGATTTAAAAAATAGAGTTGCAGAATATCCTGAAGAGTTAGCAAAGCGAATGATTACAGAAAATCTTTGGTTAAGTAACCGCTGGAATAATCGTGAGGCGCTGTTGAAACGAAAAGATTGGCTTATGCTTTACGATGTCATTTGTGAAGTGCAAAGAGATGTATTTGGTGTTTTATTCGGCTTGAATAAAATGTATGTGCATCATCCTGCTTTTAAATGGATGCCTTATAATGTGGAGCGAATGAAAATTAAACCTGAAAATTTATATGAGCGCATGGCGAAAACTTTGATAGGGAGTCCGGAGTATAGTGTGAAGGAGTTAGAGGTTCTAATTCATGAAGTATTACATTTAGTCCATATATATGCTCCTGAATTAAATATTGATGAACAACAAAAGTGTATTCAGTATGTGAAGTAATAAAAATAAGAGATGTAACTCATTGTTACATCTCTTATTTTTTTACTTTACTAATTTTCCTAGTATAGGTAAACGGTGGATACGATCACCGAGAATGTGTGAAGCAAGGCCACTCGTTAATACGAATAGAAGGTATACAAATCCCCCGGCAGTACCACATACGATAACGATGAGTAAGGATTCAATATAAGGTTGTCCAGGAATTAGCCATCCTATAATCGCTTTTAATCCCATTACGACAGCGGACATCGCCGCGGAATAGATGGTAATAAGAAATACTGTTTTCGCTGTTTCTCTAATATTGAAATTCGCATACTTAACGATGCAATACAGCATGATAATATCTGAAACAAGATAACCAATAATGGTTCCGAGTATAGCACCATGCCCACCTAATAAGTATAAGAGTGGTGTATTCACTACAACCTTTACAAGAATACCAACTGAGAAAGCGATCATTGTTTTTCTTTGATAATCAATTCCTTGTAAAATAGCAGCTGAAACAGTGAAGATAGCGCTTAATACTGCTGATGGTGCATAAGAAATTAAATATTGTGATCCTCCCAAAGCGATATCAGGGCTCATATATACCATGCGGAATGCATCATATGCGATACTAGCTAATCCAAATGCAGCTGGGATGGTGAAAAATAATAACACTTGGAAAATCTTTGTGATTTGATCTTGTAATTCTTCTAGCTTTCCGCTAGTAAATGATTTTGTGATTGCTGGAATAATGGTAAGTGAGAATCCTGTTGCTAAGGAAGCAGGAATCATAATTAGTTTTTGTGCATAATTCGTTATATAAGCAAAAATAGCATTCGCTGTTTCAAGTGGTGTGCCAATCGCTCTTAATGCATCAGCTACTGTATATTGATCAACTAATGTGTATAACGGAATAGCAATCCCAACAAATACAATTGGAATCGCATAACGAAGTAATTCCATATAGATACTTTTTAACGGAATATTAGATGATCTTGATTTGAGTTCACCATCAGCTGGTTTTAAATGATTATATTTTTTCCAATACATAATCAAAATTGAAACGCTAGCAAGTGCTCCAATGACAGCGCCAAATGTAGCAACTGCAACAGAGGAAGCTACGGAACCACCGAGTATTTTGGAGACGATAAAACTACCAACTAAAATGAAAACAACCCGTGCAATTTGCTCGACAACTTGAGAAACAGCACTCGGTTTCATATGCTGAAAGCCCTGAAAGTATCCACGTGTGACGCTCATCGCTGGAACGATAATGAGTGCAAAGCTTAAAGCGCGCATTGTAAGTGTAACATCAGCGATAAATCCCGGATCAGGTGTTTGAGAGCGAATGATAAATTGTGATACGTAAGGGGCCCCGATAAATAAAATTAAAAATCCTAGAAAGCCCATGAATAACATTAATTTGATACTGGAATTGTATAGCTTTTTACTTGTGCTATAATCACCTAATGCATTGTATTTAGCAACGAATTTAGATACAGCAATTGGAATGCCAGCTGTTGAAAAGCTTAGTAAGATCCCGTACCAAGAATAAGCATACGCATATAAAGCTACACCTTGTGTACCAACTAATAATTGAAAAGGGAAGAAGTATATAAAACCTAAAATACGTGAAATCATTGTGGCACCGCTTAATAAAGCAGTTCCCTTTAAAACTTTTGAAGTAGACAATATTTTTCCTCCTACTCGTGTTGCTTTGAAATCATCTTATACTACTATAAACCTGTCAGAGTAGTTAATACAGTATAAACCATAAAGGTTGCAATAGTATTCATAGAAAAGTCATATTTTGAATTTTTATATCGAAAAATAGGGAAATGATACATAAAAATCCGAAAAAATCTGTTGACACTATTTTTAATGTGTGATAAAAATGATAGTAATCAATTCGGAAAATAATATTTGGGCAATGAAAGGGTATAGTAGTGAAAATCTCCCTATTTCAGAGAGCTGATGGTTGGTGTGAATCAGTATATAGATTATTCATGAAGTTCGTCCTGGAGCATCTTTCATAAATCTTACATTGTGAGGAAATGAAAGACGGTAGTGAATACCGTTATCAAATAAAGTGGTGAAGATTTTTTCACAACTAGGGTGGTACCGCGATATATATCGTCCCTACGTATTTTGCGTAGGGACGTTTTTTATTTCGGTCTTATTTTTAGGTGTGTCTTCATAACTAGGGTGGTACCGCGATATATATCGTCCCTACGTATTTACGTAGGGGCGTTTTTTATTTCGGTCTTACTTTAGGTGTGTCTTCATAACTAGGGTGGTACCGCGATATCTTTGTCGTCCCTACGTATTTGCGTAGGGGCGTTTTTTATTTGAAAGGAAGTGGTTGGATTAGAACGGGCTGGTGATAGAACAATATGAACATAGACCGAATTGTAACGAAAAAAAGGAATAGAAGAAGAGGGGAGATAGAAAGATGAATTCACAGCAATGGACATCGAAATTAGGTTTTGTATTAGCTGCAGCAGGTTCGGCAATTGGACTTGGCGCCATTTGGAAGTTCCCATATATGGCCGGTATCGGAGGGGGCGGTGCATTCTTCCTTATTTTCATCGGTTTCACATTATTAATTGGATTACCTTTATTATTAGCTGAATTTGTTATTGGGAGAAGTACACAAAAAGAGGCTGTCGATGCCTATAGAGAAATTGCTCCTAAAACATTATGGCCGTGGTTAGGGAGGTTAGGGATTGTAACATGTTTTATATTACTTTCTTTCTACAGTGTTGTAGGGGGTTGGATTTTATTATATTTATGGAATGCAATTACAGGTAGACTTTGGGAAGGAAATGGTGCATACGAAGCAACATTTGGTGAAATCATTTCCAATCCATATTTAGCAGTTGGATCACAGCTATTATTCATCCTTATTACTATTTTTATCGTAAGTAAAGGTGTACAAAATGGTGTTGAGAAAGTAAATAAATATTTCATGCCAGCACTATTCGTTTTATTCTTTGTATTAATTGTTCGTGCACTTACATTAGATGGTGCTGGAGAAGGCGTTCGCTTCTTCTTACAACCTGATTTCTCACATGTAACATCTGAAATTGTTTTGTATGCGATGGGACAATCCTTCTTCTCGTTATCTGTCGGTGTAGCAGTAATGGTAACGTATAGTTCATATTTACCGAAAGAAGAAAGTTTGCCACGTTCAGCATTTTCTATCGTTGCTTTAACGCTTGTTATTACATTGCTTGCAGGACTTGCGATTTTCCCGGTTGTTTTCGCATTTGGAATGGAACCATCTCAAGGACCAGGGTTATTATTTATCGTACTGCCAGCTATTTTCAGTAAGATGGCATTCGGAAAATTATTCTTTATTGTTTTCTTATTACTATTCTTCTTTGCTACTATCACATCAGCGATTTCTATGCTAGAAATTAGCGTTGCGTCTTTAACGGCAAAAGGTAAAGGGAAACGCGAAAAAATGGCCTTGATCGTTGGATTGTTAATCTTCGTTGTTGGGGTTCCATCAGCATTATCATTTGGTATATTAAGTGATCTGAAGATTTTTGGAAAGACTGTCTTTGATTTAGCAGACTATGCGGTTAGTAATGTACTAATGCCACTTGGTGTATTATTAGTTTCCATCTTCGTTCCGTTAAAAATGAAGAAAGATGCATTAATGAAAGAGCTTGGTGTAAGTAAAAATAAAGGCTATAAATTATTTGTATTATGGTTATTCTTACTTCGCTATATCGCACCAATTGCAATTATTATCGTATTCCTAAATGTACTTGGAATTATTTAATAAAAAAGGTAGCGTATCGTGGTATGATACGCTATCTTTTTATTTTGCTCTCTTTTGCAGTTCATTTACTGTTACGAACTGATAGCCTTTTTTAGATAAAGAATCTAAAATACCTTCAATGGTCTGTAAATTTTCATTAGATTCATCATACATAGAGTGTAATAAAATGATAGAACCTGGTTTTACATTTTTATTAACGTAGTCAATTTTGTCAGTTGCAGATTTGAAAAAAGTATCAGGCTCAAGATCCCATGTAATCGTTTCGATATTATTTTTATTTAAATAATATGGTAGTCCAATTAATTTTTTTCCGTTAGGAGGTCTAAAATCAATTTCGTCTGTAAATCCTGTTTGGCGGATTAATGAATTCGTTTTTTCTATTTCTTCTTTAATAAAAGAAGGTGCTTTAAAAACCATTCTGTTATGAGAATATGTATGATTTCCAAGTTGGTGTCCAGATTGAACAATCGCTGTTCCTAATGGTAAATTGTTTTCTAATTCGTTTCCGATAACAAAGAAAGTAGCTTTCGCATTGTACTTATCTAAAAGTGGTAATATTCGTTCGATATTTTTTGTAGGACCATCATCAAAAGTTAAGGCAACTATCTTTTCATTCGTTTCAATGCGATTTGTCAGCTCGCCAAATAATTGAAAGCTTCTTGCATTCATTAATTTGTACGTGCCGAATAATGCTATAGTAATAATGAATAGTGTAACTATTGTAATGATTACTTTCTTCTTCATACCGCAACCTCACTATACTTTTTGATTCGATTAAACTGTATTATATCAAACTAAGTAATTTAGTGCTTTAAAAAAGGATGAAGATGCAAGGGGAAGGAATTTATCATATAATAAAATGCAAAAGGTATATTAGGGGGTGTTTATATGGCGATTATAATTCAATTGCCAGACACTGCAGCGTCTCATGCAAAGCCAAGTATGGAAATGGCGATACTTTGCGTGAGGTAGACAAGTAATATACAATCGCCTAAATGAGCTCGTATCATTTTTTATATTTGGCTTTGCACCTTATTGAAATGAACCATAAAAAATAAGGGGCGAGCAGAAATGAAATACGTAAAAGCTGCGACTGTTTTACCAGAGAGTTTAATTGCTGAAATTCAAAAGTATATACAAGGTGAAACAATTTACATTCCAAAACAAGAAACAAAACATTATAAATGGGGTACACGATCTGGCGGAAGAAAACAACTGGATGAAAGAAATAAAGCAATTAAAGAAGCATTTAAAAGTGGAATTGCCATTCAGCAACTTGCAGAGGAATATTTTCTTTCTGGAGAAACGATCAAAAAGATTGTGTATTCTAAATAAATAAGAGGAAAAGAGTCTGATTCATATATTATTTTGAATCAGACTCTTTTTGCTTTGTATCTATTGGGTGTGAATGGGCATGATAATAGCAACAATGTGCCGTTTTTTTACTAAATAGGATACATAGCATTTGAGTGAAAAGCAGAAAGGTGAATATATATGAATCATATTGGACAAATAACGATAGAGCTTTTAGTTGGTTTTTTTGTTCTATTAATTGCCACAAAAATATTAGGGAAAACACAAATATCTCAGCTAACGCCCTTTGATTTTATTTCTGCTATCGTCCTTGGTGAGCTTGTTGGAAATTCAATATACGATCCTAAAATTAAAGTGTGGTCTATTTTATATTCAGTATTTGTTTGGGTGATATTAATTTACACAATAGAAGTGATAACGCAAAAAATAAGAGGAACAAGAAGGTTTTTTGAAGGATATCCTTCTATTATTATCCGCAATGGATATATTGATCGAGAGCAATTAAGTGTAAATCATTTGGATATTAACCAATTACAACAGATGTTAAGGCAACAAAAAGATATATTTTCAATCCGAGAAGTTGAGTATATGATATTGGAACCTAACGGAAACATAAGTGTATTGAAAAAAAGTAAATATGAATCTCCCACTATAAATGATTTAAGTTTAAAACATAAGCCTGTATACTTACCCATTTCATTAATTAGTGATGGAAAAGTAGTGAAGGATAATTTGAGGGAAGCAGGTTTTGATGAAGGATGGCTTTATAAACAAATAAAGCAAAAAGGGATTACTAAATTTGAAGACGTACTATATGCGGAATGGAAAACAGATGATGGCTTCTTTTGTCAGGAAATGAATCGGTAGAAAATAATCGGTGTATTTATGTAATTTTCATTTCTAAGTTATCTTTTACATATCAAAAAACTTAATCATTGTATACAATAAAACTAGATCAACAATTTGTATGGAGTGATAAAGATGGAAGCTTTTATTAGAAGT
The DNA window shown above is from Bacillus clarus and carries:
- the cysK gene encoding cysteine synthase A — translated: MKLCHNVTELIGDTPVVRLSKFVPEDAADVYVKLEMFNPSRSVKDRAAYNLIHVAEEHGLIKPGDTIIEPTSGNTGIGLAMNAAAKGYKAILIMPDNMSKERINLLKAYGAEVVLTPAEQRMPGAIAKAVELQKQIPNSFIPQQFENPANPNIHRYTTALEIYEQMDGKLDAFVATAGTGGTITGTGETLKEKLPNLYVTVVEPKGSPVLSGGVPGPHKLVGTSPGFIPKNLKTEVYNEIIQIADEEALTTMRNLARQEGLLVGPSSGASVYAAIMIAKRLGAGKKVLCIAPDTGERYLSMGLFE
- a CDS encoding putative polysaccharide biosynthesis protein encodes the protein MSTSKVLKGTALLSGATMISRILGFIYFFPFQLLVGTQGVALYAYAYSWYGILLSFSTAGIPIAVSKFVAKYNALGDYSTSKKLYNSSIKLMLFMGFLGFLILFIGAPYVSQFIIRSQTPDPGFIADVTLTMRALSFALIIVPAMSVTRGYFQGFQHMKPSAVSQVVEQIARVVFILVGSFIVSKILGGSVASSVAVATFGAVIGALASVSILIMYWKKYNHLKPADGELKSRSSNIPLKSIYMELLRYAIPIVFVGIAIPLYTLVDQYTVADALRAIGTPLETANAIFAYITNYAQKLIMIPASLATGFSLTIIPAITKSFTSGKLEELQDQITKIFQVLLFFTIPAAFGLASIAYDAFRMVYMSPDIALGGSQYLISYAPSAVLSAIFTVSAAILQGIDYQRKTMIAFSVGILVKVVVNTPLLYLLGGHGAILGTIIGYLVSDIIMLYCIVKYANFNIRETAKTVFLITIYSAAMSAVVMGLKAIIGWLIPGQPYIESLLIVIVCGTAGGFVYLLFVLTSGLASHILGDRIHRLPILGKLVK
- a CDS encoding sodium-dependent transporter — protein: MNSQQWTSKLGFVLAAAGSAIGLGAIWKFPYMAGIGGGGAFFLIFIGFTLLIGLPLLLAEFVIGRSTQKEAVDAYREIAPKTLWPWLGRLGIVTCFILLSFYSVVGGWILLYLWNAITGRLWEGNGAYEATFGEIISNPYLAVGSQLLFILITIFIVSKGVQNGVEKVNKYFMPALFVLFFVLIVRALTLDGAGEGVRFFLQPDFSHVTSEIVLYAMGQSFFSLSVGVAVMVTYSSYLPKEESLPRSAFSIVALTLVITLLAGLAIFPVVFAFGMEPSQGPGLLFIVLPAIFSKMAFGKLFFIVFLLLFFFATITSAISMLEISVASLTAKGKGKREKMALIVGLLIFVVGVPSALSFGILSDLKIFGKTVFDLADYAVSNVLMPLGVLLVSIFVPLKMKKDALMKELGVSKNKGYKLFVLWLFLLRYIAPIAIIIVFLNVLGII
- a CDS encoding GNAT family N-acetyltransferase — its product is MKLVKPTHEYSEQIMEYRQAFLNASEQPHGSCSLQHFDSIDEWFEKVNIQEKGESLPPNRVPSTQFLSMEDGGLIGLINIRHRLTPELLMENGHIGYSVHPDERRKGYATEQLRLSLFEARKLGLKKVLITCDKVNIGSAKTIQKVGGVLEDEVISPNNGEIVQRYWIEL
- a CDS encoding MFS transporter, giving the protein MRAVSKRNAMETPTIYRILFAISFGHFLNDSMQAVVPALFPILEKSMNLSYMQVGWIAFALNMTSSIMQPVFGMYSDKKPSPFLLPLGMFSSMLGMIGLAFAPNFIIVIISVLFIGLGSAVFHPEGARVAYMAAGAKRGLAQAIYQVGGNTGNSLAPIFTALIFVPLGQIGSLGFTAFAAVGIVLLIFVSNWYKNELMDGAVRRKKRAALEAENAIVSTHIKFVIVLLVFLTFVRSWYGAGIGNFYQFYLIEHYGLSIKNAQYFVFTFMIAGVLGTFFGGPLADRFGKKNIIVFSMLGSAPLALLLPHVSLMWVVPLFLCIGFISSSSFSVIVVYAQELVPGKVGMVSGLIVGLAFGLGALGAVVLGKLADIHSLQFIMVLCSCLPLIGLTSWLLPSDKKSV
- a CDS encoding CD3324 family protein; the encoded protein is MKYVKAATVLPESLIAEIQKYIQGETIYIPKQETKHYKWGTRSGGRKQLDERNKAIKEAFKSGIAIQQLAEEYFLSGETIKKIVYSK
- a CDS encoding DUF4037 domain-containing protein, producing MQLRKKAIEMAAIYKQNPKVEAIILAGSVARKLEDEHSDIELHILWSVPPEDEDRQNPIKSIDGTILSYHLYEAEEWSEAYLTQEGIKLEISNFLTVTVERFISDVIHKYETDYEKQCIVSSIQDGVCLYGEKKVSDLKNRVAEYPEELAKRMITENLWLSNRWNNREALLKRKDWLMLYDVICEVQRDVFGVLFGLNKMYVHHPAFKWMPYNVERMKIKPENLYERMAKTLIGSPEYSVKELEVLIHEVLHLVHIYAPELNIDEQQKCIQYVK
- a CDS encoding DUF421 domain-containing protein, whose protein sequence is MNHIGQITIELLVGFFVLLIATKILGKTQISQLTPFDFISAIVLGELVGNSIYDPKIKVWSILYSVFVWVILIYTIEVITQKIRGTRRFFEGYPSIIIRNGYIDREQLSVNHLDINQLQQMLRQQKDIFSIREVEYMILEPNGNISVLKKSKYESPTINDLSLKHKPVYLPISLISDGKVVKDNLREAGFDEGWLYKQIKQKGITKFEDVLYAEWKTDDGFFCQEMNR
- a CDS encoding polysaccharide deacetylase family protein; the encoded protein is MKKKVIITIVTLFIITIALFGTYKLMNARSFQLFGELTNRIETNEKIVALTFDDGPTKNIERILPLLDKYNAKATFFVIGNELENNLPLGTAIVQSGHQLGNHTYSHNRMVFKAPSFIKEEIEKTNSLIRQTGFTDEIDFRPPNGKKLIGLPYYLNKNNIETITWDLEPDTFFKSATDKIDYVNKNVKPGSIILLHSMYDESNENLQTIEGILDSLSKKGYQFVTVNELQKRAK